The window GATTCATCATAATACTCCGTATTGTATAGTAGTGATTCGAAAAATCTGAAATTCGGTCTATTATTCAAGTCGTAATACAATTCAATCAATCCTTTTAATTCATTAGGTACTTTGGAATACAGGGTATTGAGTGAATGACCATCTGCTTCATTTTGAAGCAATTTATTAACCTGAGAAATTGCTTTAGTAAAATTCAACATTTTTTCTCTCTTCTTCTTTGTCATTTCTAGTAATTCAGAGATTTCTTCAATCCTTTCTCCTGAGTAATCAATAAAAGGCCCTCCTAGCATTTTAGGGTTGTTAGCCGCAGCTTTGTGTATTTGTGGATACTTAATATATGACTCCATAATTCCTATGTGTCTACCTTTAATATTTAGTGCAGCAGTTGCAGGAGATACTAGATGAGACCAAGCATACCACCTATCAATAAGGGCTTCTAATGCCACGTTTAATTTTAAATAAACTCTATTGTTATCTTTCATTTATATTTTTTATCAAATTAATAGTTATTAATAAATTCTCTTTGATTTATATTGGCATTCACTATTCTGACTTTAGTTTTTTTACTCTGCGACCTGTTGAGCCTTTAATAAAATTCGTTAAAACTCCAACCTAAATTTTTTCCCCTCACCCAAGAGTATCTTGTTCTTATTTTCTCTTTCTGTATATTCAGCTATATGCACATTGTAATTAACTGGAAAATAGCTTTTAAGAAGTATATTTTCAACTAATAAAAGAAAAAGCAATTATTTTCATCGAAAATTATATTAATAAATTTTATAATTGTGGCATGTTATAATTTTCAAACTAATTTCATGAATTACTTATTATCAAATTTTTATCTTTTGATATGTTTAAGAATATAATTACCAATTTCTTTATGTTTTAAGTCCAAAATATTTCCATGACTACAACCCTCTAATTGTACAACATCTATTTTAGAATTAACTGCTAAGTCTACAAAATTATATTTATTTTTTTTGTTAAGGTAATTAAACGCATTTCTGTACTCCTCAGTTTCTGAAAATTCTGAATCCAATAAATCAACTTTAAACAAAGTTACTTTTGAATTTTCTAAAAATTGAGATGTTAATGATCTTGAAATAGCTAATTCTGCATCTATGCAAGAAGCTATATTTTTCAAATATTCTTTATTTTCATTCTCGTCGTTTTTAAGTTCCTCTACAAGTTTCTGCTTTATTATTTCAATATTCTTTGAATGAAATTCTAATAAAAAATTATCTTTAAAAAATGTATCTAATAAAATTACATTCACATTTTTAAATCCCCTCATTTCTAGGATCACGGCCATTTCTAGTGCCAACAATCCTCCCATTGAGTATGATAATAAATTAATTGTTTCTTTTAATTTATACTGCTGTTCATATTTTGTCAAATAGTAGTTGGCTAGTTCACTTAAAAAATAAATCTTAGGAGAAAACTCCAAATTATAATTCTCTACTCCTATACAATTATAGCTCTCCTTTAATATTTCTGCTAAACTTAAATACGGTTCACTTCCTGCTCCTGCTGGATGTATAAAAATCATATTTTCTAAATCATTTCTATGATTTAAATAAAATGGTTTTATCAAATTTATTTTTTCTGATTTCCCTTGGAGAATTAACCTCTCTTGTGCCTCTAAATAAGCGGTATCTTCTCTTACATTTATTAATTCACCTTCTATTAATGATTCATAATAGTTATTCAAACTATTCATCAAAACAGTACTACTCCAACCCTTTCCAATACTATGATGTTCTGTTTTTAATATTGTATATAAAGTCTCTGATTGCTTAATTATATGTATTCGGATTAACGTCGGTTGTGTCAAATCAAAATCAATTAACTTGTCTTCTTGTTGAATTGACGATATATAAGCATTCTTTGATTTTTTTTGGACCAAATCACTAATATCATGAAATTTATATGAGAATTTCCCCTTATTATATATAATCTGAATTGGATTTTCCTCCCAATTAAATGATGACCTCAATATAGGATACTGATCAATACAATACTCCCAAGCTTTAAGATACTTAGGTATATCTAATACTCCATTGTAATCATTTAGCATTTGAACCCGGTAAGTATCATCTTTTGGTGAATTAATGGAATGATAAATAAAACCTTTTTGTAAACTATTGGCTGGGTAAATAGCGGATATTGACAACTCGTTAGAAAACGCTGCTTCTTGTAAGTTATCCAGTAACCTCTCATTAACCATTATATCCTTATCCTTAAAATCACTTGATGTATAAACCTTACCTCTAACCGCCAACACCCCTTCACAGTGTCCAATTATAGCTAATAAAGACTCTTTAAAACTAACCCCTAACCTATCTGTTATTGCTTCCCCAAACTTGCTTACAATACTAAAACCTAACTTACCCGATCGAACTGCTCCATTAATATTAATTAAATTATGATCCGAATTCTCTAAAGACCTCTGCAAACCACTATTTTCTGTAATAATTTGCCAATATTTTTTCTCTTCTCTGTTTTCAAATTGACCTAAATAATTAAAAGTTATTAGTGGTAAATCATTGTGACCATAATTAGTAGTATCACTAACTGCAAATGAGCCAAAGCCTACACCTTTATTGGGTATTTTTCTTAATTTTTCTTTAACTTGTTTTATACTTTGTCCTATATCATCTTCTGCAAGATTTAATTTTACTGGAAACATTGTAGTAAACCATCCGACTATATGACTATGATCTATAGTATCATTATCTATAACCTCTCGTCCATGACCCTCTAAAGTAATACTATGAGCAGTATTTCCTGTAATATCCTTTAAAGCATAACCTAATGCTGTCAAAAGCAAATCATTAATCTCTGTATGATAAGCTCCCCCTATTTGTTGTAGTAACTTAATCGTAGACAACTCATCTAACTCAAATAAAAATTGGCTTTCAGTTGAAAATTCATCTAGGGCTGATAAGCTAGAATCCTCTAAAAGATTAGATTCCCAATAAGAGGACTCTTCTGGATATAATGCTACATAATCAGAAGCTCTAGAAACCCATTGACGATAACTACTTTGTTTCTCTGGCAAACTAACTCCTGAGTATAACAATGCAATATCCTCTGTTAAAATACGCCAACTAACTCCATCCACAATCATATGATGCAAGGCAAAAAATATACGACAACTACCATCGCTATAACCTTCTAAATAACCCACCTGAAATAATGGTCCATTAAATAAATCAAAACCTGATTGCCAATCTGTAAGCTCTTCCTCAATATCATTTGCTGTTAAGTCTTTAACATCTAAAATTTTTAACGCTGGTATAGATATGTTAGACTGATATTTTTGAACCCATGTGCCTGTATCTAGATTCTTAATATAACAAATTCGCAATACATCATGATATGATACTAACTCTTTGATAACTGATTCTAAATTATTCAAGTCTAGTTTTGGAACCTTAATTAAAAAACTTTGATTCCAATGGTGAACTGCTTTAATATCACCTGAATTTACTCTATACACAAACCAATCTTGTATAGGTAATAAATCAAATACCCCTGTTAACAGACCTTGATCCACCTTTATTTCACTATTATCTTGCACTGTGCTTAAATAAGTGGATAGCTTAGATATTGTTCTATGATCAAATATATCTCGAACTTGACATGGTAATCCTATTCCTCGAATACGACTCAATACCTGGATACTCAATATAGAATCACCCCCTATCCTGAAAAAGTCATCGGTAACCCCTACCCGGTCCAACCCTAGTACTTCCTCCCAAATACCGCACAAGGCTTTCTCCATTTCCGTCCCAGGAGCCACATATACATCATCCTGTGATCCAAACTCGGCATCCGGCAAGGCTTTCTTATCAAGCTTCCCATTGATCGTCAATGGAAAACTATCCATCTTGACCAAACTACTGGGCACCATATATTCCGGTAGTACATTCGATAGTTCACCCAAGATAGATTCCTCCGATAAATCACTATCCACTCCATCTAAAACATAATACCCTACCAGATACTTACTGGTCCCTGATTCCGTTTCGCGCTCTTTGGTCAGAACACAACTCTGTGAAACCTGTTCAATGCTAGTTAAGGCATGCTCTATCTCCCCTAACTCTATCCGATAACCACGTATCTTGACCTGATCATCATTTCTCCCTATATATTCCAAATTACCATCGGGTAACCAGCGTACCAAATCCCCGGTCCTATATAATCTCGTATATCCCTTCTCTTTGTCTTTTTCCGTAGCAAACGGGTTGTCCACAAAACGTTCCTTCGTTAAATCCTCTCTGTTCAAATATCCCCTAGATAACCCTGCGCCTCCGATATATAACTCACCTATAACTCCCACCGGGACTGGGTGAAATGAACTGTCTAATACGTAAGCTCGAGTATTGTCTATAGGACTTCCTATATTTACTTCTTGGTTGATATTAGTTTCATAAAATGTTACATCTATAGATGCCTCTGTTGGGCCATAAAGATTATGTAACTTTAAATCTTTATTCTTTGAATTGGTATATACATTTATAACAGTTTGCTTTGACAAAGCCTCCCCACTACAAAACACTTGTCTTAATGAATTATTAAATGGTAATTCTTCTTTTAATACATAATAGTTATAAGCATCTAACATACTTGGAACAAAATGAAGTGTTGTTACGTTTTGATGCTTTATTAAGTTGTATAAATACTCACTATCCTTATGCCCTTCTGGTTTTGCCATTATAATTTTAGCCCCATACCAATTAGCCCATAAAAGTTCCCATACTGATACATCAAAAACATAAGGAGTCTTTTGTAAAACAATATCTTTTGAATTTAATGGATATTTAGTTTGCATCCACCTTAATCGATTTACTATCCCTGAATGTGTAATCATGACCCCCTTGGGTTTACCTGTAGTACCCGAGGTATAGATCACATAGGCCAAATCATTTGGACTACTATGACCGGATAAGTTAGAGCCATCCTCTTGCTGGTATAAGGCTTCCGTTAAATCTATATAAACTACACGGTCTTGCGGTAAGCTAGTACCCTTGTCTTTGAATACCTCGCGTTGGCTCAGTACCAATTCTGACTTTGTATCTTCCAGGATATAATCGATCCTATCCTGTGGATAACCAGGGTCCATCGGTACATAGGCTCCTCCAGCCTTCAATACACCCAATATACCAATGACCATCTCCAAACCCCTGTCCAGACACAAGGCTATAAGCGTATCTGGTCCTAACTCTTCCCCCGTTCTTCCTTGGTAACCTGCCCGTAGATGCCTGGCCAATTGATTGGAACGTTCATTAAGTTCTTTATAGGTAAGTTCCGACCCCTCATAAACCAAAGCGATATTATCCGGACTCTTCTCTACCTGCTCCTCGAACATCCCATAAATAGTCCTATCACTAGGGTAATCCACATCAGTGGCGTTCCAACTATGAACTATCTGATCGTACTCCTCTGAATTCAATAGACCGATGCCATTGTAGGGTTCATTTGGTGCAGATACTAACTCTGTGAGTAAATGAACATAATGGGCTACTAATCGTTCTATAGTATCATTATTAAACAAACTCGTGGCATAACTTATACTCCCTACTAACTCTTCACCCCCATCATCTATGAAAATAGACATATCGAACTTCTCTATCTCATCAGCTTGCTCTAATTCAAATACTTTGAAATAGTTATTAGTCCCCGATGCAGTATCTACTGATCCAAAACTCTGAACTCCGAACAACACCTGAAAAACAGGATGCCTTGAACTATCCCGCTCGACTCCCAAATCGTCTACCAACCTCTCAAATGGTAAATCCTGATAGGACTGTGCCTCTAACTGATCTTTATGAACATTAACTATTAGATCCTTATAATTCTGTCTTTTCTTTAAAATAGATCTGTTTACCTGTGTATTGACAAAGAATCCTATCAAATCCCCAGTTTGTGCATAATGCCTATTGGCGGTAATACTTCCTGTAACTATATCTTGTTGACCTGTATACTTGCTCAGCAAAACATTAACACTACTTAGCATAACACTATTCAAGGTAACTCCGTAATCCTGCGCCAGTGACCGCAACTTCTTGCTCAACTCCTTATCCAATACAAAATTCTCACTGGCCCCGCTATAATCTATTTCACTAGGACGTAAACAATCTATCGGAAATTCCAATGGCTCGTAACCCGATAACTTCTTTCTCCAATAAGCCAATTGATCATCTAAAACATCTTCGGTTAAATAGGAACGTTGCCACATAGCATAATCCTTGTACTGGATATTTAATGGCGGAAGATTAAACCCTTTGTCATTTTGGATATAAGCGTCATAGTAAGCATACAGCTCTCTTTGAAAAACATCCATGGACCATCCATCACCCGCTATATGATGAACATTAATCAATAATAAAGTCTTACCTGATCTAACCGTACCTAAAGGTGCTATTCTATATAATTGAACTCTAATTGGATATTCCTTGCTCAATTCAAAAGGACGATTAATTGCTTCTTTTATCAAAGACTCATAATCATCATCCTCCGTTAAAGAAAACTCCGCTATCTCCAATGGTAAATCTTGAACAACTTGAACCCCTGTACTCGAAGAATTATCTTGAACAATAAAACTCCTTAATACTTCATGTCTCGATACAACTTGAGCCAATCCATACTTTATACCCAATATATCTGTACTAGATTCCAACTCTAAAACTACTGGTATGTGATATGCATTGGTACCCCCTGAATACTGCTCTATAAACCATAGACGCTCCTGGGAAAAAGATAGAGTAGACGAATCTGATTCTATTCGTGGTATTACGACCTGAGAAGATCCTACATTATGAATCAATAACTCTGAAATTCTTGGATACTTAAAAATATCGGAACTCTTTATATCTCTATCTAAATACGCTCCCATACGATGGGTCAACTTAATACTCAATATAGAATCACCCCCTATTCTAAAGAAATTATCAGTAACCCCTACCCGGTCCAACCCTAGTACTTCCTCCCAAATACCGCACAAGGCTTTCTCCGTTTCCGTCCCAGGGGCCACATATACATCATCCTGTGATCCAAACTCGGCATCCAGCAAGGCTTTCTTATCAAGCTTCCCATTGATCGTCAATGGAAAACTATCCATCTCAACCCATAATTGAGGAACCATATAATCAGGTAATCTTGATTCTAGTTCATTGATAAACTTGTTTTTTACATCATGTATTAAATATTTATCTTCAATATGTACTTCAGACTTCGTTGTAAGTTGCTGATTATAAATATCAATAGCAATGGCATAAATATCATACAGTTGTGTGTTTTCCAAATCAGGACTTTGTTCAACTACAACATTAAAACCTTTATCTGTCAATAATTGTTGAACATAAGACACTCCTTTTTGGGGATCATCGTGTACTTCTAAAACGATTTGTTTGATTTTCCTCCAATCTTTTCCTTTAATTCCCTCTAGTACATCTATCTCTGCCTTTTCAACATCAATCTTCAACAAATCAATTATTTCAATACCCTCATCTTCTATAACTTGAGAAATAGTCCTTAGTTTACATTTATATTCTTCAGTCGTTAACATATCTTGTAAAATCTCTTCAATATTTGCATCGTCTTTCAGACCATTTTCTTCACTATTGACTATAAATTGTTTTACTGTTTTTACTACATTTTCTTTTTCTACGTACCGACTCGATAATATCGTAGAATTAGGATAATGTGTAAAAATAACTTCTTCTTCTTTATTAGATAATCCGTAGTTAAAAACTTTGAAGTTACTTTGAGTTCCATACAGCTCCGTGTTTAACTTTAAAACTTCGTAAGTTGGAGGTATAGGCTCAAATGAATATAATTTTATGTCCTTAGCTGCAAAATTTGCAAATACAGAAAATACACCTAAGTTTGCACCTACATCAATAATACAACCTCCACGAGGTATTTTTATTTTATTCCTTAGATAGGTTTTGTCTGTGAAAATCTCTTTATACAAAAAATCCATCTCGGATTTATTGTATCCGTACAAACCTATACCATTTGGCATTGTAAACAAGTTCACTTTATCCTTATATCCTCTTTTTTTGTGATTTGAAATTCTTTTAAGCGTAGGATATTTCATTTCATCCAAAACATAATATCCTACTAAATACTTTTTCACTTCACTATCGGTAGTATCTTCTTTAGCAAGCACACAAGATTGTAAAACACCTTCAATACCAGACAAAACAGATTCGATCTCGCCTAGTTCGATACGATATCCACGTATCTTGACCTGATCATCATTTCTCCCTATATATTCCAAATTACCATCGGGTAACCAGCGTACCAAATCCCCGGTCCTATATAATCTCGTATATCCCTTCTCTTTGTCTTTTTCCGTAGCAAACGGGTTGTCCACAAAACGTTCCCTCGTTAAATCCTCTCTGTTCAAATATCCCCTTGACAATCCTGCTCCACCTAAATACAACTCTCCTATAACTCCAATTGGAACTGGATTCATCCCTTGATCTAAAACATGTAATTGAGTGTTATTTATAGGTTTGCCTATATAAACATCTTTTTCTGAATTAGTCTCATAGAATGTAACGTCAATAGAAGCTTCTGTAGGACCATAAAGGTTATGTAATTTAAACTCTTTAATATTTGAATTATTATACGTATTTATCACCGTTTGTTTTGATAAAGCTTCCCCACTACTAAATACTTTTTTTAATGAACTATTAAATGTTAATTTATTTTCTGATAAATAGTAATTATAAGCCTCTAACATACTAGGAACAAAGTGAAGCGTTGTTACTTTATTCTGTTTAATTAATTCATATAAATACACACTATCCTTGTGTCCTTCTGGTTTTGCAATTATAATTTTAGCTCCATACCAATTAGCCCATAGAATCTCCCATACTGATACATCAAAAACATAAGGAGTCTTTTGTATAACAACATCTTCTGAATTTAATGGATACACTGACTGCATCCATTCTATACGATTAACTATTCCCGAATGATTAATCATCACTCCCTTTGGTTTCCCGGTTGTTCCCGAGGTATAGATCACATATGCCAAATCATTTGGACTACTATGACCTGATAAGTTAGAGTCATCCTCTTGCTGGTATAAGGCTTCCGTTAAATCTATATAAACTACACGGTCTTGCGGTAGAGTCGTATCCTTGTCTTTGAATACCTCGCGTTGGCTCAGTACCAATTCTGACTTTGTATCCTCCAGGATATAATCGATCCTTTCCTGGGGATAACCAGGGTCCATAGGCGCATAAGCCCCGCCAGCCTTCAATACGCCCAATATACCAATGATCATTTCCAAACCCCTGTCCAGACACAAAGCTATAAGCGTATCCGGTCCTAACTCTTCCCCCGTTCTTCCTTGGTAACCTGCCCGTAGATGCCTTGCCAATTGATTGGAACGTTCATTAAGTTCTTTATAGGTAAGTTCCGACCCCTCATAAACCAAAGCGATATTATCCGGACTCTTCTCTACCTGCTCCTCGAACATCCCATAAATAGTCCTATCACTAGGGTAATCCACATCAGTGGCGTTCCAACTATGAACTATCTGATCGTACTCCTCTGAATTCAATAAACTAATGCCACTGTGTAGCTGATCAGGCGTGCTTATAACCTGACCAAGGATCTGTTCTAATCGTACAAGATGACTATTAACCTTCTCTTCTGTTAAATAATCACCATCATACTGTAATTCAATTGTAAGCGCATCACTATATTCATAAGCTTTAATATTCAATGGGTAATCTGACTTCTCTATAGCATCTCGCATACGAGCCTTTGAAATTTCTCTTGAAGACCCTTTAGGGGTAGGGTAATTTTCGAAAACAAATAAACTATGAAATAATCGACCCTCTCCTTTTTGAAGTTTTGACAAATTTGCAAAACTATTTGAATTTAATCCTGTGATCTGTTTTTGAATGTCGTGCAATTGTGATAGAATGCTATTGTCATTATCCCAATTTACAACCAAAGGTAAGGTATTGATAAACAAACCAACACTCTCTTCTATCCCTTCAATTGGTAAATCCCTACCCGATACAGTAGTCCCAACAATACTATGAGGTGAACTACTATACACTTGTAATAATTTATGCCAAATAAACTGAACAATAACATTTATAGTGACCCCTTCTCGTTGACTAAAAGATTTTAATTCTTCATAAACCGATCCCTTAATCTCTATTGCATTAGAACTTGAATTCCCTACTGTTCTATAACTTGTAAGGTCTATGGGATTACTCAATAAAGCGTTAATATCATTCGCGCCCTCAACTTCTGATAAGAGTCCATCCCAGTAATTAGAAACAACAGACTTATGCGTATATATATACTCTTGAGTCTTTAAATAAGCAATATCTTCTTTAACGTCTATCGATTCACCTGCTATTAATGACTCATAATAACCGTTCAGACTCTTCAACAAAACGGGACCACTCCAACCATCTCCAATACTATGATGATCTGTTTTTAATATCGTATATAAAGTCTCTGATTGCTTAATAATATGTAACCTAAAAAGACTTGGCTTGGTTAAATCAAAACCATGCCCCCTATCTAATAATTGGATAGACTTGATCTTTTGATCTCTAGCCTCTTGTTTAACCAATTCACTAATATCATGTAATTCATATTCTAAATGACCTCGACGATAGACAACCTGAAT is drawn from Nonlabens dokdonensis DSW-6 and contains these coding sequences:
- a CDS encoding non-ribosomal peptide synthetase, whose protein sequence is MKKYSNFINTLKINNEAIWVEDNVLKLFILKQNQNEEIKDFIRSNKDELITILYENEIFSKEKFKNTLIFKNKTLVDFPLSYAQNRLWFVEHYESGTNAYHIPSLLEVSANADVEGIKYSLQQVVSRHEVLRSTLAQDKNNRGIQKVCDFPLSIEEISLGIDSDYEQQINKDINRPFDLSSGYPIRVKLYKIASIEKTLLLINLHHIAGDGWSMGIFQRELLAYYEAYFKGDMDFKLPDLEIQYKDYALWQREYLIGSVLEEQLSYWKDKLSGYQTLNFPTDYSRPLTIDYKGASEGFRLSKDLSDKLRKLSRLRGVTLNSVLLSSVNILFGKYTGQDDIVIGSVTANRHYRQIEDLIGFFVNTQVNRTRLNNSQSFESLIDNVHKDQIEAQLYQDLPFENLIEELGVVRDSSRHAIFQVTFGLQSFGSELKVSEAPKSFLKPYYLSDSYEIEKFDLSVFVDDSGEELVGQISYATSLFKSETITKLINHYIHLLTELTTTPARPYAEISLLNSVDYNQIIHSWNATDTEYSNDKTLIDLFEEQVLRTPDNISLVYENQELTYGELNKKSNQLARHIRSRYKERTGTDLKSDTLIVLCLDRSLEMIIGILGVLKAGGAYVPMDPSYPQDRIDYILEDTKSELVLSQRDILKDKDATLPVELVVYIDLTEPLYKDEDGSVLPSYSSPNDLAYIIYTSGTTGNPKGVMVEHSSVTNLICDLKIKYRIENLERFLLFANYVFDASCEQMNLCLLSGGILFIPSKETIRDFEKFINFVQNNVITHLNATPSYLASLDPLKLKSVKRTIFGGEYLSIEVFESYKKYIPIVINVYGPTETTISSLVSINTYLLNKPSIQNTKIYILDDADQPVPVGVVGELYIGGAGLSRGYLNNEKLTSERFVSNPFATEKDIEKGYTRLYKTGDLVRWLPGGNLEYIGRNDDQVKIRGYRIELGEIEYALRSIEGITQSCILAKERETDLGFVKYLVGYYVLESDVSEAFILDALSKVLPDYMIPSSLVKMDSFPLTINGKLDKKGLPAPEFTVSDDLYVAPTTETEKVLCGIWEEVLGIGRVGVTDDFFRIGGDSILSIQVSSRIRQLGFSCNVRDIFESKTISKLILLIEAKDSKEFIKSEQGVLEGDFDLLPIQQWFLERVNVNLLGSANHWNQSFLVRVPALDTAKLLSILASLVSHHDMLRIGYRMEGDSFELKQFYQSNISIPELRTLDVNLLSKEELHLALTQWQSSFNLELGPLFQVGYLHGYEDDSARIYFALHHMLVDGVSWRILSDDLKKLYIGESLGLKGSSYRQWVSSIRNYTKANPEEGLYWESQFNGLPHYNQLVSDSSQSTSYLELEESYTRILLQDISTAYYTEINDLLLTALGYALKDVNGLDIQGITLEGHGREPIDPAIDHSHTLGWFTSIFPVKLELKDSLRGSIQFIKDTLHRVPNKGIGFGSFAVSETSPYSFSDLVPISFNYLGQFEVGDEARDWEVVTSEDSGMPIGPLNQDHTIININGAVQKGRLGFRIDSKLGAQATEDFSNSFKHHLIAIIAHCQDSLEELGSLYSSSDFESVDLSQSLLDDLQVWASSTQNSISGIYPASSLQQGFIYHAISQPEDDAYRVQLLYDYHDALDIDKYLQAWEYCIAEYPILRTSFNWEEELIQVVYRRGHLEYELHDISELVKQEARDQKIKSIQLLDRGHGFDLTKPSLFRLHIIKQSETLYTILKTDHHSIGDGWSGPVLLKSLNGYYESLIAGESIDVKEDIAYLKTQEYIYTHKSVVSNYWDGLLSEVEGANDINALLSNPIDLTSYRTVGNSSSNAIEIKGSVYEELKSFSQREGVTINVIVQFIWHKLLQVYSSSPHSIVGTTVSGRDLPIEGIEESVGLFINTLPLVVNWDNDNSILSQLHDIQKQITGLNSNSFANLSKLQKGEGRLFHSLFVFENYPTPKGSSREISKARMRDAIEKSDYPLNIKAYEYSDALTIELQYDGDYLTEEKVNSHLVRLEQILGQVISTPDQLHSGISLLNSEEYDQIVHSWNATDVDYPSDRTIYGMFEEQVEKSPDNIALVYEGSELTYKELNERSNQLARHLRAGYQGRTGEELGPDTLIALCLDRGLEMIIGILGVLKAGGAYAPMDPGYPQERIDYILEDTKSELVLSQREVFKDKDTTLPQDRVVYIDLTEALYQQEDDSNLSGHSSPNDLAYVIYTSGTTGKPKGVMINHSGIVNRIEWMQSVYPLNSEDVVIQKTPYVFDVSVWEILWANWYGAKIIIAKPEGHKDSVYLYELIKQNKVTTLHFVPSMLEAYNYYLSENKLTFNSSLKKVFSSGEALSKQTVINTYNNSNIKEFKLHNLYGPTEASIDVTFYETNSEKDVYIGKPINNTQLHVLDQGMNPVPIGVIGELYLGGAGLSRGYLNREDLTRERFVDNPFATEKDKEKGYTRLYRTGDLVRWLPDGNLEYIGRNDDQVKIRGYRIELGEIESVLSGIEGVLQSCVLAKEDTTDSEVKKYLVGYYVLDEMKYPTLKRISNHKKRGYKDKVNLFTMPNGIGLYGYNKSEMDFLYKEIFTDKTYLRNKIKIPRGGCIIDVGANLGVFSVFANFAAKDIKLYSFEPIPPTYEVLKLNTELYGTQSNFKVFNYGLSNKEEEVIFTHYPNSTILSSRYVEKENVVKTVKQFIVNSEENGLKDDANIEEILQDMLTTEEYKCKLRTISQVIEDEGIEIIDLLKIDVEKAEIDVLEGIKGKDWRKIKQIVLEVHDDPQKGVSYVQQLLTDKGFNVVVEQSPDLENTQLYDIYAIAIDIYNQQLTTKSEVHIEDKYLIHDVKNKFINELESRLPDYMVPQLWVEMDSFPLTINGKLDKKALLDAEFGSQDDVYVAPGTETEKALCGIWEEVLGLDRVGVTDNFFRIGGDSILSIKLTHRMGAYLDRDIKSSDIFKYPRISELLIHNVGSSQVVIPRIESDSSTLSFSQERLWFIEQYSGGTNAYHIPVVLELESSTDILGIKYGLAQVVSRHEVLRSFIVQDNSSSTGVQVVQDLPLEIAEFSLTEDDDYESLIKEAINRPFELSKEYPIRVQLYRIAPLGTVRSGKTLLLINVHHIAGDGWSMDVFQRELYAYYDAYIQNDKGFNLPPLNIQYKDYAMWQRSYLTEDVLDDQLAYWRKKLSGYEPLEFPIDCLRPSEIDYSGASENFVLDKELSKKLRSLAQDYGVTLNSVMLSSVNVLLSKYTGQQDIVTGSITANRHYAQTGDLIGFFVNTQVNRSILKKRQNYKDLIVNVHKDQLEAQSYQDLPFERLVDDLGVERDSSRHPVFQVLFGVQSFGSVDTASGTNNYFKVFELEQADEIEKFDMSIFIDDGGEELVGSISYATSLFNNDTIERLVAHYVHLLTELVSAPNEPYNGIGLLNSEEYDQIVHSWNATDVDYPSDRTIYGMFEEQVEKSPDNIALVYEGSELTYKELNERSNQLARHLRAGYQGRTGEELGPDTLIALCLDRGLEMVIGILGVLKAGGAYVPMDPGYPQDRIDYILEDTKSELVLSQREVFKDKGTSLPQDRVVYIDLTEALYQQEDGSNLSGHSSPNDLAYVIYTSGTTGKPKGVMITHSGIVNRLRWMQTKYPLNSKDIVLQKTPYVFDVSVWELLWANWYGAKIIMAKPEGHKDSEYLYNLIKHQNVTTLHFVPSMLDAYNYYVLKEELPFNNSLRQVFCSGEALSKQTVINVYTNSKNKDLKLHNLYGPTEASIDVTFYETNINQEVNIGSPIDNTRAYVLDSSFHPVPVGVIGELYIGGAGLSRGYLNREDLTKERFVDNPFATEKDKEKGYTRLYRTGDLVRWLPDGNLEYIGRNDDQVKIRGYRIELGEIEHALTSIEQVSQSCVLTKERETESGTSKYLVGYYVLDGVDSDLSEESILGELSNVLPEYMVPSSLVKMDSFPLTINGKLDKKALPDAEFGSQDDVYVAPGTEMEKALCGIWEEVLGLDRVGVTDDFFRIGGDSILSIQVLSRIRGIGLPCQVRDIFDHRTISKLSTYLSTVQDNSEIKVDQGLLTGVFDLLPIQDWFVYRVNSGDIKAVHHWNQSFLIKVPKLDLNNLESVIKELVSYHDVLRICYIKNLDTGTWVQKYQSNISIPALKILDVKDLTANDIEEELTDWQSGFDLFNGPLFQVGYLEGYSDGSCRIFFALHHMIVDGVSWRILTEDIALLYSGVSLPEKQSSYRQWVSRASDYVALYPEESSYWESNLLEDSSLSALDEFSTESQFLFELDELSTIKLLQQIGGAYHTEINDLLLTALGYALKDITGNTAHSITLEGHGREVIDNDTIDHSHIVGWFTTMFPVKLNLAEDDIGQSIKQVKEKLRKIPNKGVGFGSFAVSDTTNYGHNDLPLITFNYLGQFENREEKKYWQIITENSGLQRSLENSDHNLININGAVRSGKLGFSIVSKFGEAITDRLGVSFKESLLAIIGHCEGVLAVRGKVYTSSDFKDKDIMVNERLLDNLQEAAFSNELSISAIYPANSLQKGFIYHSINSPKDDTYRVQMLNDYNGVLDIPKYLKAWEYCIDQYPILRSSFNWEENPIQIIYNKGKFSYKFHDISDLVQKKSKNAYISSIQQEDKLIDFDLTQPTLIRIHIIKQSETLYTILKTEHHSIGKGWSSTVLMNSLNNYYESLIEGELINVREDTAYLEAQERLILQGKSEKINLIKPFYLNHRNDLENMIFIHPAGAGSEPYLSLAEILKESYNCIGVENYNLEFSPKIYFLSELANYYLTKYEQQYKLKETINLLSYSMGGLLALEMAVILEMRGFKNVNVILLDTFFKDNFLLEFHSKNIEIIKQKLVEELKNDENENKEYLKNIASCIDAELAISRSLTSQFLENSKVTLFKVDLLDSEFSETEEYRNAFNYLNKKNKYNFVDLAVNSKIDVVQLEGCSHGNILDLKHKEIGNYILKHIKR